GGCCCGCCACCGGCGCCGTCATGTACTGCGCATAGCCGCCGGAGATCTCCTCTCCGAAAAAGCGGTTGTCCTTCTTGCACAGGCTGTTGCGGCCGCTCTTGCACAGCGCGCACTCGCCGCACGAGAGCCGCTGGAGCGTGGCCACCCGGTCTCCCACCTTCCAGCCCGGCGTGTCCGGACCCACCTCCACCACCTCGCCCGCGGCCTCGTGGCCGAGGATGGCAGGCACGTGCGTGCGCGGCAGGTTGCCCCGGCGGTTGATGACGTCGTGGTAGCAGACACCACAGGCATGGACTCGGATGAGCACCTCGCCACGGCCCGGACGCGGGTCGGGCATGTTCTCCATGCGCAGATTGCTCGCCTCACCAAATTCACGCAGAACGACGGCCTTCATCCGGGAACTCCCAGGCTGGAACGACAGACAGAGAATGGAAAACGAAAGGGCTCAGGCCCCCACGAGCTGATCGCGGAGACCTCGGGAATCGATCGCCCGGATCGCCGCGAGGGTGCGCGCGTCCGGAAGCGGGGTGACGGGCACCGACTCCTCCACCTGGAAGGAGAAGCCCGTGCGCTCGCTGATGGTGTCGAGCGTCGCCCAGGGGTGACGGGACAGCAGCCGGGCCCCGCCGGCCCCGACCTCGAAGACTCCGAGGTCCGAGATGATCTTCACCGGGCGGCTATCGTCGCGCGTGGTGGCCACCTGCACCTCGGGCACGAGGTTGCGCTTGGACTGGCGCGGCACCACCAGCACCGGCCGGCGCACCCAGCGCCGCAGCGTGGCCGCACCCGCCACACCGGGGAACTTGGTCCGGGGCTTCTCCAGGCTCCCCGAGGCGGTCATGTTCGTCCGCCCCAGGGCATCCACCTCGGCGGCACCGAAGAAGACGGTGTCCACCCTGCCCCGCCGCGCGTGGTCGAAGAGGTCCGGGATGGTGATCTCCGCCGAGCGCCCATCCAGGTAGCCCAGGTCCTCGGACGAGGGCAGCAGGCTGGGCAGGTCCGGATCCAACGAGCCGACACACGCCAGGTACGTCAGCCCCGGCGCGTGCGTGGCCCGGGCCACGGCGATGGCGAGGATGGCCAGCGGCGAGGCCACGCCCGTGGCCACCACGGCGTCGTCCTCGATCTCCTGGGCCAGCAGCGAGACCACCACCTCGGCGGGGGTCGCGGAAGTCTCGGCGCTCATGCCGCGCTCCTGCGCTGGAGGATGGAGTTCAGGAACTCCTGCTCGCGTCCGGCCTCGGCCAGCGCGAGGTAGCTCGCCAGCATCTCGTCATCGTGCGGGTACAGCCCGACGCAGCCCGTGGGCAGCGCCCCCTGACGCGCCAGCGCGACGCGCTCCACCTGGAAGCCGGGGATCGTCACCCGGGGCAGCTTGGACACGCGCTCCTCGGCCGTCGCCAGCACCCGGCGGGCCGCACCCGCCACCAGCAGGTCCGTCGTGGGGTCCTCGATATAGAGGTTGCCCCGCTCGTCCGCGGCGCGCGCATGCACCAGCGCCACGTCCGGATAGAAGGCCGGCTCCACGGGGACCGGCTGCCCGGTGAACGGGTCCACGACCATCTGGAGCGGCTCGGCCCGGGACAGCTCGGACACGTCCGCGTCCGGCGCCGGGATGAAGGGCAGCCCCATGGACGCCGCGCGCAGCCGCTGCACGACGCGGTAGCCGTCATGCTCGCGCCAGGCGATACGGCCCTGCTCGATGGCCCGCTTGAGGCACGGCATGGGGCGCACCCGGCCCTCCAGGTTCAGCGCCCCGAATGGCAGTTCCACCCGCGACAGGCACCCGCCCGCCACCAGGAACTCGGCCGGCAGCGGGTTGGGCAGCGAGATGAGCTTGAGGTCCTTGCGGCCCTGGGCGATCAGCTCCAGCACCATCGCCATGGGCGCGCGGCCCAGCATGAAGCCACCCATGGCCAGCCACGCCCCGTCCGGGATGGAGGCCACCACCTCCGACAGCGAGCCCCAACGCGCGGACTTCATGACTCACCTCCCACCACGGTGGGGGGCACGAGCGACAGCACGGGCGCCTCCCCCGGAGCCGGAACCGGCAGCGTCCCCGCGGGAGCCACCACCCCGTTGAAGAGCAGGTCCACCATGCCCTCGGCGATCTGCTGCACCGACAGCCGCCCATCGGGCTGGAACCACTTGTAGATCCACAGCACCATCCCGAGGAACGCGAACGCGGCCACGGTGGGCTGCACGGGGCGGGCACGCCCCACGCGCACCGCCTCGGAGAACGAGTCCTCCAGGAACCGCACGTAGCGCTTCTTGCGGCCGTCGATGAAGGCCCGGGCCTCGCCGGTGAGCGTGGCGTGCTCGTGGAGGATGATGATAACCTCCTTGCTGAACCCGCACGTCACCAGCTCGATGTTCAGCCGCATGCACTCGCGCAGCCGCTCGATGGGATCCGGAATGTCGCGCACCTTCTCGAGCACCTGCCCCTCGAAGGCGTCCATCCCGTAGCTCATGATGTCGAAGAGCAGCTGCTCCTTGTTCTGCACGTGGTGGTAGAGCCCCGCCTTCGTCATCCGGCACGCGGCGGCGATCTCCTGCATGGAGGTGCCCTCGTAACCGCGCTCGCAGATGAGGCGCGCGGCCGTCTCCATGATGGCCCGGTAGCGCTCGTCCCGTTTCTGCCCCGAATGCGTCACGTGTCGTCCCTTCCGGCCGGTCACTCGGTTCCCTGTCGACCCTCGACCTACCGACCGGTCGGTAACGTCGCCGAAGTGACACGGCGGGTCAAGGGAAAATCCGCTGTAAGGCGAAGTAGGAGCCCGCCTCCCCAGCGAGCGGACCGGAGAGGGCCGGCTGCGGCGCGCACGAGCAGGTGCCCACCTTGGTGGCGCCACGTGCCCCTGAGGAGGCGGAACATGGTGCTCAACGTGAAGACCCGGCTCGTGCTGGCCGGTGCGGTGGTGGGGGTGTCGCTGCTGGCGCTGGCGAGCGCGAACGCGCAGTTCGATCCCAGTACGGGTGCACCGGTATCACCCGGGACTCCGCAGACGTCGCCGGGCGTGTCGCCCACGACGCCCCAGCCGTTCCCGGACTACAACAGCATGAATGGCGATGGCGGCATGGGCGGCTCCGGACTCGATCCGATGCCCTCCATCCCCTCGCTCTTCGGACAGGACGCGGGCACGGGCGGCTCCGGCGGGCTGCTCCCGCCGCCCACGCTGGAGCCGCTGGACGCGGGGCTCCGCTAGCCCTGCTCGCGGTCCCAGGTGCCGGAGCGGCCGCCGGACTTGTGGTCCAGCTGCACCTGCTCCAGCACCATGCCCCGGTCCACGCTCTTGCACATGTCGTAGACCGTGAGGGCCGCCGCGCACGCGGCGGTGAGCGCCTCCATCTCCACGCCCGTGCGGTCCACCGTCCGGACCGTCACGCGGATCTCCAACGCATCCGTCCGGGGCTCGAGGTGCACCTCCACTCCGGAGAGCGCGATGGGGTGGCACAGGGGGACGATGTCGGGGGTCTTCTTGGCCGCCATCACGCCCGCCAGGCGCGCGGCGGCCAGGACGTCCCCCTTCTCCACCTTCCCCTGGAGGATGCGCTCGAGGGTCTCGGGGAGCATGCGCAGGCGCGCGGTGGCCACCGCCACGCGCTCCGTCTTCTCCTTCCCTCCCACGTCGACCATCTTCACCGCTTCACCGCCTTCGCCACCGCGGCGAGCAGGTCATCGGCGATGTCATCCGGATCCTCCAGGCCCACCGAGACGCGGATGAGGCTCTCGCCGATGCCGGCCGCCTGCCGCTCCTCGGGGGTCATGCGCCGCGCGCTCGCGCTGGCCGCGTGCATCACCAGCGTGCCCACGTCCCCGAGCGACGGAGCCGCCCGCGCCAGCTTCACCGCCTCCAGGAAGCGGAAGCACTCCGGCCGGCCGGCGCCCTGGATGTCGAAGGCCACCATGCCGCCGAAGCCGCCCTCCAGCATCCTCGCCGCCACCGCGTGGTCCGGGTGGCTCGCAAGGCCCGGGTAGTGGACACGGGCGACGAGCGGGGACTCGGAGAGCCGCTTCGCCACGTGCGCCGCGTGCTCGCAGTGGGCCTTCATGCGCACCGGCAGGGTGCGCACGCCGCGCAGGGTGAGCCACGCCTCGAAGGGCCCGAGCACATCACCCGCGAACAGGCGCGCGGCCCGCAGCGGCGCCATCTTCTCGCGGGTACCGCTCACCGTGCCCCCCAGCGCGTCGCTGTGGCCGTTGAGCCACTTCGTCGTGGACTGGACGGCATAGTCGGCGCCCAGCTCGTGCGCCCGATGCCCGTAGGGTGACGGGAAGGTGGCATCCACCGCGAAGGCCGCCCCCACCTCCCGGCACGCCCGCGACAGCGCCTGGATGTCCGGCACGCGCAGGAGCGGGTTGGTGACGCTCTCGGCCAGCACCAGCTTGGGGCGCAGCGCGACGATGCGCTCGGGCGCCGAGGCCTCGGAGAGCAGGAGCGCCTCGATGCGCACCCCGGAGCGCGCCGCCAGGCTCTTGAAGAGCGAGCGGGTGACGCCGTAGCCATCCGCCGGCATCACCACCACGTCGCCGGCCTTCAGGTTCTGCACGTCGAAGACGGCCCGGAGCGCGGCCATGCCGCTCGAGTAGGCCACGCACGCCTCGGCGCCCTCCAGCGCCGCCACCGCCTCCTCCAGCAGCGCCGCGTTGGGGGCGGCGATCCGCGAGTAGACGTAGTCCTTGCCATCCAGCGCCGCGTCCAGCTCGTCGCTGTTGTCGAAGAAGCTCACCGCCGACACGTGGATGGGCGGCACCACGGGCTGGGACTTGCTGCCCGTCAACTGCGCGCCCGCGTGCACCGCCACCGTCTTGCGCTTCGTGCTCATGATGTCCTTGGGTTCTCCTGGAGGCCTCGAGGGGACGCGCTACTGGCCGTGCTCGATGAGCCAGCGCTCGGCGTCGATGGCCGCCATGCAGCCGGTGCCCGCCGCGGTGATGGCCTGCCGGTAGTAGCTGTCCTGCACGTCGCCGCAAGCGAACACGCCGGGGATGTTGGTGCGGGTGCTGCCCGGCTCCGTCTTGAGGTAGCCGTTCTGGTGCGTCTCCAGCACACCCTGGAACAGGCCCGTGTTGGGCGTGTGGCCGATGGCCACGAACAGGCCCGTGGCCTCCACCAGCTTCGTGTCACCCGTCTTCAGGTTGCGCACCACCGCGCCCGTCATGCCGCGGTCGTTGCCCACCACCTCGTCGACGGCGCTGTCCCACATGAACTTGATCTTCGGGTTGTTGAGGGCCCGCTCCTGCATCACCTTCGAGGCGCGCAGGGTGTCGCGCCGGTGCACCAGGGTGACGCTGTTGACGATCTTCGCCAGGTAGGTGGCCTCCTCCATGGCGGTATCGCCACCGCCCACCACCAGCACGTCCTGCTTCTTGAAGAAGGCGCCGTCACAGGTGGCACAGGCGGACACACCGCGGTTCTTGAAGGTGTCCTCGCCCTTCACGCCCAGCCACTTCGCCGTCGCGCCCGTGGCGATGATGACGGTGTCCGAGTAGCAGCTGGCGCTCTCGCCCTGGATGAAGAAGGGGCGCTTGGAGAAGTCCACCTTCACCACGTTCTCCATGTGGATGACGGTGCCGAAGCGCTCGGCCTGCTTCTGGAAGCGCTCCATCATCTCCGGGCCGGTGATGCCCTCGGGGAAGCCGGGGTAGTTCTCCACGTCGGTGGTGACCATGAGCTGGCCGCCGGGCACGCGCTGCGGGTCATCGAGCGTGGGGCCACCCGCGAACATGACGGGCTGCAGGTTGGCGCGCGCGGCGTAGATGGCCGCGGTGTAGCCCGCGGGCCCCGAGCCGATGATGGTCACCTTGTTGATCTTCTCCGCCACGGGTCGTCGCTCCTGTTTCTCGAATGATGGGGCGCCACCGTACCAGAGCCCTCCGGGTCATGGTACGAACTGGCGCCACACATGGATGCCTCGCTCCTCAAGAAGGTTGCGCTCTTCGAGGGACTCACCCAGAGTCAGCTCCACCGCGTGGCGTCAATCGCCCGTCCCCGCGGCTACGAGGCGGGGGCCTGCCTGTTCCGCGAGGGAGAGGCCGGCCACGAGATGTTCATCATCTTGGAAGGCAAGGTGCGCATCTCCCAGCAGGTGCCCGGGATGGGCGAGGAGGCGCTCGCCATCCTGCAAAAAGGCCAGTATTTCGGGGAGATGGCCGTTATCGAGGACATTCCCCGTTCGGCGGATGCCTACGCCCACACCGCGTGCACGCTGTGGGTCATCGAGCGCGAGCACCTCGACCAGCTGATGTTCACGGACAAGAACCTGGCCTACGTGCTGCTGTGGAGCTTCGTGCGCACACTGTCCGTGCGCCTGCGCGAGACGAACGAGAAGATGAAGACGTTCCTCGCGCTGTCGCGGTTCTGACGGACGGGCCCGGCCCGCGTCCAGGGTGCCCTCGCCAGCCGGAAGGGGGCCCGAGGGAGCACCCGGGAGCCAGGTGCGACCTCGCGGGGATTCGCGCTGCTACACTGAGACTCCGAGGCTGTCCGCCCCGCTCGAGCCCCCCGCATGATTCCACCGCCCCCGCCGGCCGACGAACCGAGGCGCCTCCGGGCCCTCCATCGGCTGTGCCTGCTGGACACCCCCGCCGAGGAGCGCTTCGACCGCATCGTCCGGACGGCGGCGCGGATGTTCCGCGTTCCCATCGCCCTCGTCTCCCTGGTGGATGAGTCCCGGCAGTGGTTCAAGGCGCGGGTCGGCCTGGATGACACCTCCACGGCGCGCAGCCTCTCCTTCTGCGGCCACGCCCTCCTCACCCCGGACACCTTCGTGGTGCCGGATGCGCTCGAGGACGTGCGCTTCTTCGACAACCCGCTCGTCACCGGTGCGCCCCACGTGCGCTTCTACGCGGGCCAGCCGATCCATGCGCCGGACGGCAGTCCCGTGGGGACGCTCTGCCTGATCGACCGCCGGGCGCGAGCCTTCAGCGGAGAGGAGCGCCAGCAGTTGGAGGACCTGGCCTCGTGGGTGGAGCTGGAGCTCAACGCCCTCACCGTCCAGGAGGCACGCACCGCGCTGGCCCGGCAGGAGCGCTTCTTCGAGCTGTCCGTGGACATGCTCTGCATCGCCGGGGTGGACGGCACCTTCCGGCAGCTCAGCCGGGCCTGGTCGCGCTCGCTCGGCCATTCCGAGGAGTCCCTGCGCGCCACGCCGCTGCTGGCCCTGGTGCACGAGGAGGATCGCGCCGCCACCACCGAGTGGCTGGCGCGGGGAGCCCGGGGCGAGCCCCTGCCCTGCTTCGAGCACCGCTGCCGCGACCGGGACGGTGCCTGGCACTGGCTCCAGTGGAACGCCGTCGTCAACCCGGAGGAGGGCATCCTCTACGGCGTGGCGCGCGACATCACCGAGCGAAAGCGCCTGGAGGCCGAGCGCCACCAGATGGAGCGGCTGAAGAACGAGTTCGTCTCCACCGTCAGCCACGAGCTGCGCACGCCCCTCACCTCCATCCGCGGCTCGCTCGGCCTGCTGGAGGGTGGCGTCCTGGGCGAGCTTCCCTCCCAGGCCCAGGACATGGTGCGCATCGCTCGCACCAACACCGAGCGCCTCATCCGCCTCATCAACGACATCCTCGACCTGGAGAAAATGGAATCCGGCAAGCTGGACTTCCACCTGGAGCCGCTGGAGCTGAGGGTGCTGCTCGCCCAGGCCGCCGAGGCGCACCACGGTTACGCGGAGGAGTGCGGCGCCCGCGTGGAGCTGGCGGTGGAGGCCCCGGACGCCTGGGCGATGGTGGATGGGGACCGCTTCCTCCAGGTGCTGGCCAACCTGCTGTCCAACGCGCTCAAGTTCTCCCCGCGCGGGGAGCGCGTGACGCTGCGGCTGGCACGGGTGGGCACCCGGCTGCGGGTGAGCGTGGAGGACCGGGGGCCGGGCATCCCCGAGTCCTTCCGCGCACGCATCTTCCAGAAGTTCGCCCAGGCGGACGGCTCCGACAGCCGGCGCAAGGGAGGCACGGGGCTGGGGCTCTCCATCACCCGGGCCCTGGTGGAGCGGATGGGCGGCACGCTGGACTTCGTCACCCGCGAGGGGGCCGGTACCACCTTCCGGGTGGAGCTGCCCGAGTGGCGCGCGGAGACATGTGCCAGCACCCCGCCTCCGCGGCTTCCGGTGGAGTCGGCCGCGGAACCGGCACCGGGGCTCGTGCGCCCGCGCGTGCTGCACGTGGAGGCGGACCCGGACAACCGGCGCGTGGTGGCGGACGTGCTGCGGGACGTGGCGGACGTCGTCCCCGCGGGCAGCCCACCGGAGGCCGAGTCCGCCCTGCGCACCGGTCCCTTCCCGCTCGTCATCGCCGAGCCCGTCCTCCCCGAGGGAGGGCTGCTCCCGCTGGCGCCGCTGCTCGCCGCCGCCCCCGTGGTGCTCTTCTCCGTGCGCGAGGCGGAGCCCGAGGTGGCCCGCCAGGTCTCCGCCGTGCTGGTGAAGTCCCGCGCCTCCAACGCGGAGCTGCGCGCCGCCGTCCTCCGCTTCCTCCCCCTCCGAGGTTCCCCATGACGATTCGCAAGGTGATGCTCGTCGATGACGAAGACGACATCCGCACCATCGGCCAGCTGAGCCTCGGGCGCGTGGGAGGCTGGCAGACGGTGCTCGCCGCGTCGGGGGCCGAGGCCGTCACCAAGGCCGCCGCCGAGCAGCCGGACCTCATCCTCCTGGACGTGATGATGCCGGGCATGGACGGGCCCACCACCCTGGGCAAGCTGCGCGCCCAGGAGGCCACCGCGAAGACGCCCGTCATCTTCATGACGGCGAAGATCCAGAAGCAGGAGGTGGCGCGCTACCTGGAGCTGGGCGCCGTGGGCGTCATCGGCAAGCCGTTCGACCCCATGACGCTTCCGGCGGAGATCAAGCGGCTGCTGCCGCCCACCTGAGGCCGCGACACGCGATGACGACACCCGCCGTGAAGACCCGTCTCTCCAGGCGCTCCGTGGTGCTCGCGGCGGGGGCGCTCGCGCTCCTGTGCGTGCTCTTCGCGCTCGGCCGTCCGCTGCGTGCCGCCGAGCACGACAACTACCGCACCCGGCTGCGAAAGCTCCGCGTCCAGAGCGCCGAGCTGGAGCAGGACATCCTCCGGGCCCACCTGGGGCTGCCGGAGGCGCATGGCCCCTCCTCGGAGAAGCTCGCGGAGCTGCGCGCGCGGGCGGCGGATCTCCGCATCTTCCCGACCTTGCTGCCGGAGCAGGAGCAGCGGACGCTGGGCGCCGTGCTGGATGGCTATGTCCGGGCGCTGGTGGACGAGGAGATGCTGATGGGGCGCCTCCACGAGCAGGACACGCGGAGGGCCGAGCGCCGGGAGTCTCTCGAGCGGCGGGCCACCGCCCTGACGGAGCGGCTGCCTCCGGGCGAGCCACGCGGAAGGGCGGAGGCCCTGGCTGGCGCCGTGCTGGCCAGCGCGGACGCGGGCCGTGCCCCCCAGGTGGAGGCGGCACTCGCCTCCCTGGCGGTGCTGACGGACGGGAAGCCGGAGCTGGCGGAACCTCGCGCAAAGCTGGAGGCGGATGCGCGGGCCCTCCTCGGCCACGCCCGGGAGGCAGAGGCCACGTTCCGGCTCCTGATGGACCATCCCGCCAGCCCCGAGGCCGAGCGGCTCATCTCCACCTACCTTCAGCTCTACGAGACGACGCTGGCGCGCACCGAGCGCTTCCGCATCACCCTCTTCGCCTTCTCGCTGTTGCTCGTCGCCTTCGTGCTGGTGGTGCTGCTGAGGCTGGCGCGCACGGGCGCCGCGCTCGACGCGCTCAACGCGGAGCTGGAGCGGCGCGTGGAGGAGCGCACCGCGGCCCTGTCCACCGCCAACGCGGAGCTGCGCGAGAGCGAGGCGCGCAAGGCGGCCATCCTGGAGAGCTCCTTCGACGGAATCATCTCCCTGGACGAGGCGGGCCGCATCCTGGAGTTCAATCCCGCCGCGGAGCACATCTTCCGATTGCCTCGGGCCCAGGCGATGGGCCGGGACTTCCTCTCCCTGGGGCTGGCCGCTTCCGTGAATGTCGGCCAGCGCGAGGCGGTGGCGCGCGCGCTCCGGGCCGACGCCGTGCCCGGCCGAGCCACCCGGCTGGAGCTGTCCGGCCTGCGCACCGACGGCGGCACCTTCCCCGCCGAGCTCACCCTCTCGCGGGTGCGCAGCGACGGTCCCGCGCGCTTCACCGCCTACGTGCGCGACATCACCGAGCGCAAGGAGGTGGAGCGGCTGAAGAACGAGTTCGTCTCCACCGTCAGCCACGAGCTGCGCACCCCCCTCACCTCCATCCGCGGCTCGCTGGGCCTGCTGGAGGGTGGCGTCCTGGGCGAGCTTCCCTCCCAGGCCCAGGACATGGTGCGCATCGCTCGCACCAACACCGAGCGCCTCATCCGCCTCATCAACGACATCCTCGACCTGGAGAAGATGGAGTCCGGCAAGCTGGAGCTGAAGCTGCAGCCGGTGGAGGTCTCCGAGGTGCTCGAGGCCACCTTCAGCGGCGTGCAGGCCATGGCGGACACGGCGCGGGTGAACCTGTGCGCGGAGGCCGCTGGGGCGGGCACGGTCCGCGCGGATCGGGACCGGCTCATCCAGGTGCTCACCAACCTCGTCTCCAACGCCATCAAGTTCTCCCCCGCGGACAGCCGGGTGGAGGTGCGGGCCGCCCGGGACGCGCGGGGCCTCGTGCGCTTCTCCGTGGTGGACCAGGGGCCGGGCATCCCTCCGGACAAGCGCGCCCGGCTCTTCGGCAAGTTCCAGCAGCTGGACAGCTCGGACACGCGCTCCAAGGGAGGCACGGGCCTGGGGCTGGCCATCTCCCAGGCCATCGTCGAGCAGCACGGCGGCCGCATCGAGGTGCTCTGCGAGCCGGGCCAGGGGGCCACCTTCACCTTCTCGCTGCCGGCGGTGCGCGTGGGCTCGGGCTCTGTCTCCCGTGTGATGGACGAGTCGCGCTACACCATCCTGGCGGTGACGACGGACTCGGAGCTGTCCGGCCTGCTGCGGGGCCTGCTCACCCACGAGGGCTACCGCCTGCTCCGCACCCCCTCCCTGGAGGAGGCGGAGAAGCTCATCGAGGTGGGCGCGCCCGACGCGCTGGTGCTGGACGCCCAGTGGATGGACGGCAGCGGGCTGGACTTCGTCCGGAGGCTGCGCGAGGAGCCGCGCACGCGCGAGCTGCCGGTGCTGATGCTATCGGGGCGCTCATCCGAGGAGGAAGGGGTCGTCCAACCGCTGCTGGTGGACTGGATGGTGAAGCCCTTCCAGGAGACGCGCTTCCTCCAGGCGCTGCGCCACGCCATCCGCCGGCCCGGGCAGGCCCGGGTGCTCATCGTGGAAGACGACGTGGCCACGCGCCAGGTGCTGCGCAACCAGTTGGAGCGGATGGGAGCGGCCTGCTACGAGGCGGGGGACGGGGAGAGCGCGGTGGCGCTGGCTCGCACGACGCCTCCGGACCTCATCGTGCTGGACGTGGGGCTGCCCCGGCTGGATGGCTTCGAGGTGGTGGACATCCTCC
This is a stretch of genomic DNA from Archangium violaceum. It encodes these proteins:
- a CDS encoding ATP-binding protein, with amino-acid sequence MIPPPPPADEPRRLRALHRLCLLDTPAEERFDRIVRTAARMFRVPIALVSLVDESRQWFKARVGLDDTSTARSLSFCGHALLTPDTFVVPDALEDVRFFDNPLVTGAPHVRFYAGQPIHAPDGSPVGTLCLIDRRARAFSGEERQQLEDLASWVELELNALTVQEARTALARQERFFELSVDMLCIAGVDGTFRQLSRAWSRSLGHSEESLRATPLLALVHEEDRAATTEWLARGARGEPLPCFEHRCRDRDGAWHWLQWNAVVNPEEGILYGVARDITERKRLEAERHQMERLKNEFVSTVSHELRTPLTSIRGSLGLLEGGVLGELPSQAQDMVRIARTNTERLIRLINDILDLEKMESGKLDFHLEPLELRVLLAQAAEAHHGYAEECGARVELAVEAPDAWAMVDGDRFLQVLANLLSNALKFSPRGERVTLRLARVGTRLRVSVEDRGPGIPESFRARIFQKFAQADGSDSRRKGGTGLGLSITRALVERMGGTLDFVTREGAGTTFRVELPEWRAETCASTPPPRLPVESAAEPAPGLVRPRVLHVEADPDNRRVVADVLRDVADVVPAGSPPEAESALRTGPFPLVIAEPVLPEGGLLPLAPLLAAAPVVLFSVREAEPEVARQVSAVLVKSRASNAELRAAVLRFLPLRGSP
- the trxB gene encoding thioredoxin-disulfide reductase: MAEKINKVTIIGSGPAGYTAAIYAARANLQPVMFAGGPTLDDPQRVPGGQLMVTTDVENYPGFPEGITGPEMMERFQKQAERFGTVIHMENVVKVDFSKRPFFIQGESASCYSDTVIIATGATAKWLGVKGEDTFKNRGVSACATCDGAFFKKQDVLVVGGGDTAMEEATYLAKIVNSVTLVHRRDTLRASKVMQERALNNPKIKFMWDSAVDEVVGNDRGMTGAVVRNLKTGDTKLVEATGLFVAIGHTPNTGLFQGVLETHQNGYLKTEPGSTRTNIPGVFACGDVQDSYYRQAITAAGTGCMAAIDAERWLIEHGQ
- a CDS encoding response regulator gives rise to the protein MTIRKVMLVDDEDDIRTIGQLSLGRVGGWQTVLAASGAEAVTKAAAEQPDLILLDVMMPGMDGPTTLGKLRAQEATAKTPVIFMTAKIQKQEVARYLELGAVGVIGKPFDPMTLPAEIKRLLPPT
- a CDS encoding TetR/AcrR family transcriptional regulator; amino-acid sequence: MTHSGQKRDERYRAIMETAARLICERGYEGTSMQEIAAACRMTKAGLYHHVQNKEQLLFDIMSYGMDAFEGQVLEKVRDIPDPIERLRECMRLNIELVTCGFSKEVIIILHEHATLTGEARAFIDGRKKRYVRFLEDSFSEAVRVGRARPVQPTVAAFAFLGMVLWIYKWFQPDGRLSVQQIAEGMVDLLFNGVVAPAGTLPVPAPGEAPVLSLVPPTVVGGES
- a CDS encoding trans-sulfuration enzyme family protein, translated to MSTKRKTVAVHAGAQLTGSKSQPVVPPIHVSAVSFFDNSDELDAALDGKDYVYSRIAAPNAALLEEAVAALEGAEACVAYSSGMAALRAVFDVQNLKAGDVVVMPADGYGVTRSLFKSLAARSGVRIEALLLSEASAPERIVALRPKLVLAESVTNPLLRVPDIQALSRACREVGAAFAVDATFPSPYGHRAHELGADYAVQSTTKWLNGHSDALGGTVSGTREKMAPLRAARLFAGDVLGPFEAWLTLRGVRTLPVRMKAHCEHAAHVAKRLSESPLVARVHYPGLASHPDHAVAARMLEGGFGGMVAFDIQGAGRPECFRFLEAVKLARAAPSLGDVGTLVMHAASASARRMTPEERQAAGIGESLIRVSVGLEDPDDIADDLLAAVAKAVKR
- a CDS encoding CoA transferase subunit A; this encodes MKSARWGSLSEVVASIPDGAWLAMGGFMLGRAPMAMVLELIAQGRKDLKLISLPNPLPAEFLVAGGCLSRVELPFGALNLEGRVRPMPCLKRAIEQGRIAWREHDGYRVVQRLRAASMGLPFIPAPDADVSELSRAEPLQMVVDPFTGQPVPVEPAFYPDVALVHARAADERGNLYIEDPTTDLLVAGAARRVLATAEERVSKLPRVTIPGFQVERVALARQGALPTGCVGLYPHDDEMLASYLALAEAGREQEFLNSILQRRSAA
- the moaC gene encoding cyclic pyranopterin monophosphate synthase MoaC, which gives rise to MKMVDVGGKEKTERVAVATARLRMLPETLERILQGKVEKGDVLAAARLAGVMAAKKTPDIVPLCHPIALSGVEVHLEPRTDALEIRVTVRTVDRTGVEMEALTAACAAALTVYDMCKSVDRGMVLEQVQLDHKSGGRSGTWDREQG
- a CDS encoding ATP-binding protein, with translation MKTRLSRRSVVLAAGALALLCVLFALGRPLRAAEHDNYRTRLRKLRVQSAELEQDILRAHLGLPEAHGPSSEKLAELRARAADLRIFPTLLPEQEQRTLGAVLDGYVRALVDEEMLMGRLHEQDTRRAERRESLERRATALTERLPPGEPRGRAEALAGAVLASADAGRAPQVEAALASLAVLTDGKPELAEPRAKLEADARALLGHAREAEATFRLLMDHPASPEAERLISTYLQLYETTLARTERFRITLFAFSLLLVAFVLVVLLRLARTGAALDALNAELERRVEERTAALSTANAELRESEARKAAILESSFDGIISLDEAGRILEFNPAAEHIFRLPRAQAMGRDFLSLGLAASVNVGQREAVARALRADAVPGRATRLELSGLRTDGGTFPAELTLSRVRSDGPARFTAYVRDITERKEVERLKNEFVSTVSHELRTPLTSIRGSLGLLEGGVLGELPSQAQDMVRIARTNTERLIRLINDILDLEKMESGKLELKLQPVEVSEVLEATFSGVQAMADTARVNLCAEAAGAGTVRADRDRLIQVLTNLVSNAIKFSPADSRVEVRAARDARGLVRFSVVDQGPGIPPDKRARLFGKFQQLDSSDTRSKGGTGLGLAISQAIVEQHGGRIEVLCEPGQGATFTFSLPAVRVGSGSVSRVMDESRYTILAVTTDSELSGLLRGLLTHEGYRLLRTPSLEEAEKLIEVGAPDALVLDAQWMDGSGLDFVRRLREEPRTRELPVLMLSGRSSEEEGVVQPLLVDWMVKPFQETRFLQALRHAIRRPGQARVLIVEDDVATRQVLRNQLERMGAACYEAGDGESAVALARTTPPDLIVLDVGLPRLDGFEVVDILRQGKGRGTPLIVFTGRDLSSMDQGQLTLGLTRHLTKARTSEEELMASVKELLDGLLARRDDGQQPRKEAS
- a CDS encoding cyclic nucleotide-binding domain-containing protein → MDASLLKKVALFEGLTQSQLHRVASIARPRGYEAGACLFREGEAGHEMFIILEGKVRISQQVPGMGEEALAILQKGQYFGEMAVIEDIPRSADAYAHTACTLWVIEREHLDQLMFTDKNLAYVLLWSFVRTLSVRLRETNEKMKTFLALSRF
- a CDS encoding CoA-transferase subunit beta; amino-acid sequence: MSAETSATPAEVVVSLLAQEIEDDAVVATGVASPLAILAIAVARATHAPGLTYLACVGSLDPDLPSLLPSSEDLGYLDGRSAEITIPDLFDHARRGRVDTVFFGAAEVDALGRTNMTASGSLEKPRTKFPGVAGAATLRRWVRRPVLVVPRQSKRNLVPEVQVATTRDDSRPVKIISDLGVFEVGAGGARLLSRHPWATLDTISERTGFSFQVEESVPVTPLPDARTLAAIRAIDSRGLRDQLVGA